One part of the Clostridium thermosuccinogenes genome encodes these proteins:
- a CDS encoding ABC transporter substrate-binding protein — MKKVLSILLVLALGLSLFAGCAKKESNSSDTGSSTTQSNQTADQTQKTEETPKADETSEVGGEIRMLTSVTGGKDDEEMKLFAEALGKATGMKVTMEKPASDYTNVVMQKLQGGEKYDLIYVNMQQYLNLVEQGALLDLTDFIKSSKIFSDPASINPQELKDIEVDGKIYAGFNKKEIHRVVGMNKIHLQSAQIDYKQIDPTLDGYYDVFKKLKAAINTPNYYPFNAVVSEVYDLQPWFASLGLKSGVVIDSDGKKYVPFSTDAAAPVWEWFAKLYKEGLIDPASAVDKTKDLRAKMGASSQLTSVTVDWAAWIGLHNANALAENIGPDKYEIVSLPGTKTPDGNYMLTKGSASLWVIPANAPNPEGAKKMLEFFASQEGGELLSVGIEGHDYTVENGKYVLTEIGKAHGNDHGAPVPIFEKFQHPIGFNPGFEEAMSYGKYASIELPISNEGDYKEIVGKWGVQIMKGEVSAAEGLASMREELISRKVTDK, encoded by the coding sequence ATGAAAAAGGTACTATCCATCCTTCTTGTTCTGGCGTTAGGTTTGAGTCTTTTTGCCGGTTGTGCAAAGAAAGAATCCAACTCTTCAGACACCGGATCAAGCACAACTCAATCCAATCAAACTGCTGACCAAACTCAAAAGACTGAAGAAACACCAAAGGCCGATGAAACATCGGAAGTAGGTGGAGAAATAAGAATGTTGACTAGTGTCACCGGCGGTAAAGATGATGAAGAGATGAAGTTGTTCGCAGAAGCTTTAGGTAAAGCTACCGGTATGAAAGTTACCATGGAAAAGCCCGCATCGGACTATACCAATGTAGTTATGCAGAAGCTTCAGGGCGGAGAAAAATATGACCTTATTTATGTCAACATGCAGCAGTATCTGAATCTGGTAGAACAGGGAGCTCTCCTGGATCTCACCGATTTTATCAAGTCCTCAAAGATCTTTTCTGATCCGGCATCTATAAATCCTCAGGAATTAAAGGACATCGAAGTGGATGGAAAGATTTATGCCGGCTTCAACAAAAAGGAAATTCACAGGGTAGTAGGTATGAACAAGATTCATCTCCAATCTGCACAAATTGATTATAAGCAGATTGATCCTACCTTGGACGGTTATTATGATGTATTTAAGAAACTGAAAGCAGCTATAAATACACCCAATTATTACCCCTTTAATGCTGTGGTCAGCGAAGTTTATGACCTCCAGCCATGGTTTGCATCATTAGGACTCAAGAGTGGCGTCGTAATTGACAGCGATGGAAAGAAATATGTACCGTTTTCAACAGATGCAGCAGCTCCGGTTTGGGAGTGGTTTGCAAAACTCTATAAGGAAGGTCTCATAGATCCTGCTTCCGCGGTAGATAAAACGAAGGATCTGAGAGCGAAGATGGGAGCATCATCTCAGCTTACCAGTGTGACCGTTGACTGGGCCGCATGGATTGGACTGCACAATGCCAATGCTTTGGCTGAAAACATAGGTCCGGATAAATATGAGATTGTTTCCCTTCCCGGAACCAAAACACCGGACGGCAACTACATGCTGACAAAAGGAAGCGCCAGCTTGTGGGTAATCCCGGCTAATGCTCCAAATCCTGAAGGGGCTAAAAAGATGCTTGAATTCTTTGCTTCCCAGGAAGGCGGAGAGCTTCTCTCAGTAGGTATTGAAGGACACGACTATACTGTCGAAAATGGAAAATATGTGCTGACAGAAATAGGTAAAGCTCACGGTAATGACCATGGAGCTCCTGTTCCGATATTTGAAAAATTCCAGCATCCGATAGGATTCAACCCTGGATTTGAAGAAGCTATGTCCTACGGAAAGTATGCTTCCATAGAGCTGCCCATATCTAATGAGGGAGACTACAAGGAAATTGTAGGCAAATGGGGTGTGCAGATTATGAAGGGTGAAGTTTCTGCCGCCGAAGGTCTGGCTTCCATGAGGGAAGAGCTTATAAGCAGGAAAGTAACTGATAAATAA
- a CDS encoding ABC transporter permease subunit, producing the protein MTTRKLWKQVKKYKLIYAMLFPIALYFIVFSYYPLALGILNSFRKSKLIGPPEFVGLDNYKEVLANPLYLNALENTVVVGLFTFIVQFAFGLLIALSLNEVRIKFVKSAIQSVTYLPNLLSWAIVGGMWITILSPSGMVNAIRQIMYGDGINPIIYMSEPKFARTIMVLTGAWKGAGYFAVLFIAAIVSINQSIYESARIDGASRFKQIVYITIPSLVSTMKVIVVLGSMSILRNFDQIFVMGNSMIYDKVRNLLYLIYTDGIVNFKVGLATAAATIVLIATFLLSTFVRKLTRYDETYS; encoded by the coding sequence ATGACCACAAGAAAGTTATGGAAGCAGGTTAAAAAATACAAATTGATTTATGCCATGCTTTTTCCAATAGCACTTTATTTCATAGTGTTTTCCTATTACCCCTTGGCTCTTGGAATCCTCAACAGCTTCAGGAAGTCAAAGCTCATAGGTCCTCCCGAATTTGTAGGCCTTGACAACTACAAGGAGGTTTTGGCCAATCCCTTATATTTGAATGCTTTGGAAAACACAGTCGTAGTAGGACTTTTTACATTTATTGTTCAGTTTGCTTTTGGGCTTTTAATAGCCTTGTCGTTAAATGAAGTAAGGATTAAGTTTGTCAAATCCGCCATCCAATCGGTCACTTACCTGCCCAATCTGCTTTCATGGGCAATAGTAGGAGGTATGTGGATTACAATTCTATCACCGTCAGGGATGGTGAATGCCATTCGACAGATAATGTATGGGGACGGAATAAATCCGATTATCTATATGTCTGAGCCCAAGTTTGCGAGGACAATAATGGTGCTTACCGGTGCATGGAAAGGAGCGGGATACTTTGCTGTCCTGTTTATAGCTGCAATAGTGAGCATCAACCAATCTATTTATGAATCGGCAAGAATAGACGGCGCTTCCAGATTCAAGCAGATCGTATATATAACCATTCCCAGTCTGGTTTCTACCATGAAGGTTATAGTTGTACTGGGTTCCATGAGTATCCTGAGAAATTTTGACCAGATTTTTGTAATGGGTAATTCAATGATTTATGATAAAGTCAGAAATCTTCTGTATCTCATATACACCGATGGTATAGTCAATTTTAAAGTTGGATTGGCTACAGCAGCGGCAACAATAGTGCTCATCGCCACCTTCTTGCTTTCAACTTTTGTGCGCAAGCTGACCAGATATGATGAAACATATAGCTGA
- a CDS encoding carbohydrate ABC transporter permease codes for MFRNRSLKNELSFPQKIINWIFLAFIFIIMVIPMLNVLVISTSTALDASQAGLKLWWTKFSIEGYEYVFRVTKLGRPFLNSLFVSFTSTIIQVIISSLAGYILVQRELPFRKAITSFILLTMMIPGDLTLISIYQVNKQLHLLNSYTGLIINGLVSGFCILLMRNYFLSVPESLAESARLDGASELRIFSVIYLPLSIPGLATIFFLEFVGKWNSMMIPATLITDQSLFTLPLMLKSMIINNASVSGAPPAPENAVMAAIVIATVPLILIYVFAQRFLLSGMTLGASKE; via the coding sequence ATGTTTAGAAATCGCAGTCTTAAAAATGAGTTATCATTCCCTCAGAAGATTATAAATTGGATATTCCTGGCTTTCATTTTTATAATAATGGTAATTCCGATGCTCAATGTCTTGGTCATATCCACATCTACCGCACTGGATGCAAGTCAGGCAGGCCTCAAGCTTTGGTGGACCAAATTCAGCATCGAGGGATATGAATATGTGTTTAGGGTTACAAAACTGGGAAGACCTTTTTTGAATTCCCTGTTCGTTTCCTTTACTTCTACAATAATACAGGTTATCATTTCTTCCCTGGCGGGATATATCCTTGTTCAAAGAGAGCTTCCTTTCCGGAAAGCCATAACTTCCTTCATTCTGCTTACAATGATGATTCCGGGGGATCTTACGCTTATTTCCATATATCAGGTAAACAAGCAGCTTCATCTGCTTAATTCATATACAGGACTGATTATAAATGGCCTTGTTTCAGGCTTTTGCATACTGCTCATGAGGAATTATTTCCTGTCGGTGCCCGAATCCCTGGCAGAATCAGCAAGGCTTGACGGTGCCAGTGAGCTGAGAATCTTTAGCGTCATTTATCTTCCACTGTCCATTCCCGGACTGGCCACCATTTTCTTCCTTGAATTTGTAGGCAAATGGAATTCCATGATGATACCGGCAACATTGATAACCGATCAGAGTTTATTTACTCTTCCCCTGATGTTGAAGAGCATGATCATCAATAATGCCTCCGTATCGGGAGCTCCACCGGCTCCGGAAAATGCGGTGATGGCTGCCATTGTTATTGCTACCGTACCGCTGATATTGATATATGTATTTGCCCAGAGATTTTTGCTTTCTGGAATGACGCTGGGTGCAAGCAAGGAGTAG
- a CDS encoding CehA/McbA family metallohydrolase: MQTKQKIQLFIDKEKEGQYFELPFDVPENISRIDVRYSYPRHVEVTKDGETQRIEKNIIDLALKNADGQFIGASGSNRDHIWISEYNSSLGYAETEVKKGRWAVIVGAYKIMDEGVTVEYEFTFTHKERVLLKGDLHMHSLGSDGILSVDEIVDVAKKTGLQFIFITDHNNYFHNNLLKSDADITVMPGVEWTHYKGHVNMLGIKEPYEGACFANTIEETRELIQTARRKGAIISINHPFCPNCGFAWGLENVEYDCIEIWNGPMKKAEMDCIKWWHEQLCAGKKIPVVGGSDFHKFEMGRAIGMPTTCLYALSKAPSDIYAAILEGNGYVTYQPDGPGVLIECDGKIMGQTVESKPDLKISFTFSRLKRGDAIKIISDLQEEVIKCDSDKQQVVIERPVGNAMFYRTEVHRSYEENFPGIPVMISNPVYIKEAKG; this comes from the coding sequence ATGCAAACAAAGCAGAAAATTCAACTTTTCATTGATAAGGAAAAAGAGGGGCAGTATTTTGAACTCCCCTTTGATGTGCCGGAAAACATATCCAGAATAGATGTAAGGTACTCCTATCCAAGGCATGTGGAGGTCACGAAGGATGGAGAAACACAGCGCATAGAAAAAAATATAATCGATCTGGCGCTGAAAAATGCTGACGGGCAATTTATCGGGGCTTCCGGTTCAAACAGGGACCATATCTGGATAAGCGAGTACAACTCCAGCCTGGGATATGCCGAAACAGAGGTGAAAAAAGGCCGGTGGGCTGTTATTGTAGGAGCCTACAAGATTATGGATGAGGGTGTCACGGTTGAATATGAATTTACTTTCACCCATAAAGAGAGGGTTTTGCTAAAAGGTGACCTTCACATGCATTCTCTGGGCTCCGACGGCATACTTTCTGTGGATGAAATCGTAGATGTTGCAAAGAAAACCGGATTACAGTTCATATTTATAACCGACCACAACAATTATTTTCACAACAATCTGCTAAAGAGCGATGCGGATATAACTGTGATGCCCGGTGTGGAATGGACGCATTACAAAGGGCATGTAAACATGCTGGGAATTAAAGAGCCTTATGAGGGAGCTTGCTTTGCAAATACCATAGAGGAAACCCGTGAATTGATACAGACTGCCCGCCGGAAAGGGGCGATAATTTCAATAAATCACCCATTCTGTCCCAACTGCGGTTTTGCCTGGGGTCTTGAAAATGTGGAATATGATTGTATAGAAATCTGGAATGGCCCTATGAAAAAAGCAGAAATGGATTGCATCAAGTGGTGGCATGAACAGCTTTGCGCCGGCAAAAAAATACCTGTTGTGGGCGGCAGCGATTTTCATAAGTTTGAAATGGGGAGAGCAATAGGCATGCCTACCACTTGCCTTTATGCCTTGTCAAAAGCTCCATCAGATATATATGCTGCCATATTGGAGGGAAATGGATACGTCACCTATCAACCGGACGGCCCAGGGGTTTTAATAGAATGTGACGGAAAAATAATGGGACAGACTGTGGAAAGCAAACCGGACTTAAAAATAAGCTTTACCTTTTCACGGCTTAAGAGAGGCGATGCTATCAAGATTATCTCAGATTTGCAGGAGGAAGTGATAAAGTGCGATTCTGACAAGCAGCAGGTTGTAATAGAGAGACCGGTCGGAAATGCCATGTTTTACAGAACGGAAGTTCATAGAAGCTACGAAGAAAACTTTCCTGGCATACCTGTCATGATTTCCAATCCTGTATATATAAAAGAAGCAAAGGGATGA
- a CDS encoding glycosyl hydrolase-related protein: protein MRKTETIYVVFKTHFDIGFTGLASEVIDSYQKSMLKSVLETCEATSSNDQNHRYVWTMSSWPLKKSLETPDMEIRKQAMDLARDGRLAWHALPFTTHTEFAGTEEFIRSLEIGKKLNREFNKKYSTAKMTDVPGHTRMLPSLLAKAGVRFLHLGCNSCANPPEVPRCFFWKGPDGNGVVTFYTKGGYGTDLVPPDDWDYPVWLALMNTSDNSGPHSADVIRDILSTVEEKLPGAKVIIGTMDDFADAFLACKPQLPVIETDLADSWIHGVATYPDEVSRIRSLRKTAMNVEGILALKKMSEGYRISDSVKELIDKAYENMILFDEHTWGLDTKITICNMPDKKSRVYEKKLFLEDKKTPEYKRIEQSWREKSQYVKNAEEAVSGIINEFPVKEDNHVSVYNILPWQRDGEVDVTGLAAEGEVFVDREGKAFPIYERDGRCIAQLENLPPVGCKNYRIETKAIESDKCPVASGDGHGGAVLENSRISVSIDGKTGCIRSFYDKINKKEWVASGGGFGGYAYDIHGKERIIQYLKDFAYDLEDWFLFDNGRPGYPWVKDKTYQAEDTRIEISNSHGLGSVEVIWKMPSESVEKYGNAPEVRMKIEMGEDSEYVDIQYSIRGKEETPFVESGHFIFPLNAEAPRYAIQKMGAVIDPEKDIQYGANTSLYCCDRWVNVSDGDHSIAFFPKDTPLLSIGENRVYIYSKDYKPKKPVLYWNAFNNQWATNFPQWIGGDFGFRFRIYPYAGAWNDGDMPKRAEEYATSLHPLKEAVECRLLEQDIENANILIFKNADDGNGYILRLQENRGKAGVITIKLTDGMGIYSTCILPEEDEEIYSDIPGVLEVKTAPFEIHTFRIVERK, encoded by the coding sequence ATGAGAAAAACTGAAACAATTTATGTAGTTTTTAAAACACATTTTGATATTGGATTTACAGGGCTTGCCAGCGAGGTAATCGATTCCTATCAGAAAAGCATGTTAAAAAGTGTGTTGGAAACCTGCGAAGCGACCTCATCCAATGATCAAAATCATCGGTATGTATGGACAATGTCATCATGGCCATTAAAGAAATCGTTGGAAACACCGGACATGGAAATTCGGAAGCAGGCAATGGATTTAGCACGGGACGGCAGACTTGCATGGCATGCGCTGCCCTTTACCACTCACACCGAATTTGCCGGTACCGAAGAATTTATCCGCAGCCTGGAAATCGGTAAAAAATTGAATAGAGAGTTTAATAAAAAATATAGCACGGCAAAAATGACCGATGTACCCGGACACACCCGTATGCTGCCATCGCTGTTGGCTAAAGCAGGAGTCAGGTTTCTGCATCTGGGCTGCAATTCATGCGCCAACCCTCCGGAAGTCCCAAGGTGCTTTTTCTGGAAAGGCCCTGACGGAAACGGTGTGGTAACCTTTTATACGAAAGGCGGATATGGTACCGACCTTGTACCTCCGGACGACTGGGATTATCCTGTGTGGCTTGCCCTTATGAATACCAGTGATAATTCAGGACCCCATTCTGCGGATGTCATCCGTGATATATTATCCACCGTCGAGGAAAAACTGCCCGGAGCTAAGGTTATCATCGGTACAATGGATGATTTTGCCGATGCTTTTCTGGCATGCAAACCTCAATTGCCGGTGATTGAAACGGATTTGGCAGATTCCTGGATCCATGGGGTTGCAACCTATCCCGATGAAGTTTCCCGGATACGGTCTCTTAGGAAGACTGCGATGAACGTAGAGGGGATTCTTGCGCTTAAAAAAATGTCGGAGGGTTATCGTATAAGTGATAGTGTCAAGGAGCTTATAGACAAGGCTTATGAAAATATGATACTGTTTGACGAGCATACCTGGGGTCTTGACACCAAGATAACCATATGTAATATGCCTGATAAAAAATCGAGGGTATACGAAAAGAAGCTGTTCCTGGAGGACAAAAAAACTCCTGAATATAAAAGGATTGAGCAATCCTGGCGGGAGAAGTCTCAATATGTGAAAAACGCAGAAGAAGCGGTATCAGGCATAATAAATGAGTTCCCAGTTAAAGAGGATAATCACGTTTCTGTTTATAATATATTGCCATGGCAGCGGGATGGAGAGGTGGATGTCACCGGTCTGGCTGCAGAGGGAGAAGTATTTGTGGACCGGGAAGGAAAAGCTTTCCCGATATATGAAAGGGATGGCCGGTGCATAGCCCAGTTGGAAAACCTGCCGCCTGTTGGTTGTAAAAATTATCGGATTGAAACGAAAGCCATCGAAAGCGATAAATGCCCTGTTGCATCCGGCGATGGCCACGGTGGAGCCGTACTTGAAAACTCCAGAATATCGGTTTCCATTGATGGGAAGACCGGCTGCATAAGAAGCTTTTATGATAAAATTAACAAAAAAGAATGGGTGGCATCCGGTGGTGGCTTTGGTGGATATGCTTATGATATACATGGAAAAGAGCGCATCATCCAATATCTGAAGGATTTTGCCTATGACTTGGAAGATTGGTTCCTTTTTGACAATGGACGACCAGGCTATCCATGGGTGAAAGACAAGACCTACCAGGCTGAGGATACCCGCATAGAGATCAGCAACTCCCATGGCTTAGGATCGGTTGAGGTTATATGGAAAATGCCTTCGGAAAGTGTAGAGAAGTATGGAAATGCGCCGGAAGTAAGGATGAAAATAGAAATGGGAGAAGATTCCGAATATGTTGATATCCAATACAGCATCCGGGGAAAGGAGGAGACTCCTTTCGTAGAGTCAGGGCATTTCATTTTCCCATTGAATGCGGAAGCGCCTCGATATGCTATACAAAAGATGGGCGCGGTGATAGACCCGGAAAAGGATATCCAATACGGCGCCAACACATCCCTGTATTGCTGTGACCGATGGGTAAATGTTTCGGATGGCGATCATAGTATAGCATTCTTTCCTAAGGATACACCACTGCTTTCCATAGGTGAAAACCGGGTATATATATATTCCAAGGATTATAAGCCCAAAAAGCCTGTGCTTTACTGGAATGCTTTCAACAACCAGTGGGCGACCAACTTCCCTCAGTGGATAGGGGGCGATTTTGGCTTCAGGTTCAGAATATATCCCTACGCAGGTGCGTGGAACGATGGTGACATGCCAAAAAGGGCAGAGGAATATGCAACGTCATTGCATCCATTAAAGGAAGCGGTTGAGTGCCGTCTGCTGGAGCAGGACATAGAAAATGCCAATATTCTCATCTTTAAAAATGCTGATGATGGAAATGGGTATATTTTGAGGCTTCAGGAAAACAGGGGCAAAGCCGGGGTAATAACCATAAAGCTCACCGATGGCATGGGCATTTACTCCACATGTATCCTTCCGGAAGAGGATGAGGAAATCTATAGCGATATTCCAGGCGTACTGGAGGTAAAAACCGCTCCTTTTGAAATTCATACTTTCAGAATAGTAGAAAGGAAATAA
- a CDS encoding nucleoside phosphorylase produces MVLIVTALMIEAAPIIEHFRLKKDMAIHEFPVYRNSDIALIVSGIGKVKSAMASVYLYSIYGKKEEDILVNIGFCGAGSSRYSPGTMLLINKVTDMDTGRDYYPDVFFGQDMPKESVRCYSKPVMREDVGENIDIFCDMESSGIMEAANKFVYSHNVAILKIVSDYLNPQNLDKEQLKSLVRDQMPQVERIIGQLKQLNESSGDLSLSSEEREGVEAFSDRMKFSKAMKQMLLKEMKYAKLRGKEPLKVLESFMDIKVESRVEGKKVLEQIRQKIK; encoded by the coding sequence ATGGTTTTGATTGTGACGGCCCTTATGATAGAGGCCGCTCCCATTATAGAGCATTTCAGGTTAAAAAAGGACATGGCAATTCATGAGTTTCCTGTGTATAGAAATTCTGACATTGCCCTGATTGTCAGCGGTATAGGAAAAGTAAAAAGCGCCATGGCATCCGTGTACCTGTATTCGATTTATGGAAAAAAGGAAGAGGATATCCTGGTGAACATAGGTTTTTGCGGCGCCGGAAGCAGCCGTTACTCTCCCGGAACCATGCTGTTGATAAACAAGGTTACTGATATGGACACCGGAAGGGATTATTATCCTGATGTTTTTTTCGGACAGGATATGCCAAAGGAAAGCGTACGGTGTTATTCCAAACCGGTGATGAGGGAAGATGTAGGGGAAAATATTGATATCTTCTGCGACATGGAATCATCGGGCATAATGGAGGCTGCCAATAAGTTTGTCTATTCGCATAATGTGGCAATACTTAAGATAGTATCCGATTATCTCAATCCGCAAAATCTGGATAAAGAGCAACTGAAAAGCTTGGTTAGAGATCAGATGCCTCAGGTGGAGAGGATAATCGGCCAACTGAAGCAGCTTAATGAAAGCTCCGGTGATTTATCCCTTTCTTCTGAGGAGAGGGAGGGAGTGGAAGCCTTTTCAGACAGGATGAAGTTTTCAAAAGCCATGAAGCAGATGCTTTTAAAGGAAATGAAATATGCAAAACTAAGAGGAAAAGAACCCTTGAAGGTTCTTGAATCTTTCATGGACATAAAGGTTGAGTCCAGGGTTGAAGGGAAGAAGGTACTTGAGCAAATCAGACAAAAGATCAAATAA
- a CDS encoding SPL family radical SAM protein, with protein MFTTIYVEEKALEYPITRQLLQKYADCPVVTIRHYKDVFNRPKQHFALQKQNQSLILAVKEGQFLYKGPEVCQNFGHPNFYYTSFVLNCVFDCEYCYLQGMYPSANMVAFVNVEDFKKSMEEVLVEKQAFLAASYDTDLIAFHNIVPYVDYFYDFFRENPDLLVEIRTKSTNQSFYRNHEPLENIIIAFTLTPAEVIEKYERHTPSLEARIKAVNTAISQGFKVRICFDPIFIDPEIDHAYEPFYRYIFTRIDPGSILDVGYGFFRMSEDFFKRIEKIRSSSLLYAEDYCKDNGVISYPSHVMEKIQKEHMSILYDYIGKEKIFTL; from the coding sequence ATGTTCACTACAATATATGTTGAAGAGAAAGCGCTGGAATACCCGATCACCCGGCAGCTTTTGCAAAAATATGCTGATTGCCCGGTGGTTACCATAAGGCATTACAAGGATGTATTCAACCGTCCCAAGCAGCATTTTGCCCTCCAAAAGCAGAATCAATCCCTGATACTGGCTGTAAAAGAAGGACAGTTTTTATATAAAGGCCCGGAGGTTTGCCAGAACTTTGGGCATCCTAACTTTTATTACACATCTTTTGTGCTGAATTGTGTTTTCGATTGTGAATATTGCTATCTTCAGGGCATGTATCCATCAGCAAACATGGTGGCTTTTGTAAATGTCGAGGATTTTAAAAAGTCTATGGAGGAAGTATTGGTTGAAAAGCAGGCCTTTTTGGCTGCTTCCTATGATACTGATCTTATAGCGTTTCACAATATTGTGCCATATGTGGACTATTTTTATGATTTCTTTAGAGAGAATCCGGATCTATTGGTGGAAATCCGCACGAAAAGCACCAATCAATCTTTCTATAGAAATCATGAACCGCTGGAGAATATCATCATAGCTTTCACCCTCACTCCTGCTGAGGTAATAGAGAAGTATGAAAGGCATACTCCATCACTGGAAGCGAGAATAAAGGCGGTGAACACAGCCATATCGCAGGGGTTTAAGGTCAGGATATGCTTTGATCCCATATTTATCGACCCTGAAATTGATCATGCTTATGAGCCTTTTTATCGTTATATCTTTACCCGGATTGACCCCGGAAGCATTTTGGATGTCGGATATGGCTTTTTCCGGATGTCGGAGGATTTTTTCAAAAGGATAGAAAAGATCCGGAGCAGTTCCCTGCTTTATGCGGAGGATTACTGTAAGGACAACGGAGTCATATCCTATCCTTCGCATGTCATGGAAAAGATACAAAAGGAACATATGAGCATTTTATATGATTATATCGGCAAGGAGAAGATATTTACTTTATGA
- a CDS encoding SDR family oxidoreductase, protein MKTAILTGASRGIGLEIVKRLIAMDYRVYGLARSFESTDFSHENFVPVQCDVQDTEKLIKAVGDIEEKEPEIHLLVNNAGLGYFGPHEQIPVKGIQAMVRTNLEAPLILCRLLLRSLKKSRGTIISISSVTAKKISTHGCAYAATKAGLSHFLNSLFEEVRKYGVKVTTIHPDMTKTGFYDNLDFTYEEEADAVLMAEQVADAVEYVLRGGDNLVINDITLRPQKNRIRRKTAKRDDGV, encoded by the coding sequence ATGAAGACTGCTATTTTAACCGGAGCATCCAGAGGAATAGGGCTAGAAATAGTTAAAAGGCTTATTGCCATGGACTATAGGGTTTATGGCTTGGCCCGGTCTTTTGAGTCTACAGATTTTTCCCATGAGAATTTTGTGCCGGTCCAATGTGATGTGCAGGATACGGAGAAACTGATAAAAGCTGTTGGGGATATTGAAGAAAAGGAGCCGGAAATTCACCTGCTGGTTAATAATGCAGGGTTGGGTTATTTTGGGCCCCATGAGCAAATACCGGTTAAGGGTATCCAGGCGATGGTGCGCACCAACCTGGAGGCTCCTCTGATACTGTGCCGGCTGCTGCTGCGATCGCTGAAAAAGAGCCGGGGAACGATTATCTCCATTTCCTCAGTGACGGCAAAAAAGATCAGCACCCATGGCTGTGCCTATGCGGCAACAAAAGCCGGACTGTCCCATTTCTTAAACAGCTTGTTCGAAGAGGTAAGAAAATATGGCGTAAAGGTTACAACCATCCATCCGGATATGACTAAAACCGGCTTTTATGATAATCTGGATTTTACTTATGAAGAAGAAGCCGATGCGGTTTTGATGGCAGAGCAGGTAGCCGATGCAGTGGAATATGTGCTAAGAGGCGGGGACAATCTTGTGATAAATGATATCACCCTGCGCCCGCAAAAGAACAGGATAAGAAGAAAGACGGCAAAGAGGGATGATGGCGTGTAG
- a CDS encoding metal-sensitive transcriptional regulator, with protein MEKNEAAKKESKEDLLKRLRRIEGQVKGIQRMIEEEKYCVDILTQVAAVRAAINKVGTLILEKHSMDCIENIVSSEDKEKALNELTKTIKSFMKYSE; from the coding sequence ATGGAAAAGAATGAGGCAGCCAAAAAGGAATCAAAAGAAGACCTCCTAAAGCGCTTAAGGCGTATTGAGGGACAGGTAAAAGGCATACAAAGAATGATTGAGGAAGAAAAATATTGTGTTGATATATTGACGCAGGTGGCAGCGGTGCGTGCCGCCATAAACAAGGTAGGGACTCTCATTCTGGAAAAACACTCAATGGATTGCATTGAGAACATAGTCTCTTCGGAGGACAAGGAAAAAGCCCTCAATGAGCTTACAAAAACGATAAAAAGCTTTATGAAGTATTCGGAGTGA
- a CDS encoding TlpA family protein disulfide reductase: MSKKAGVVLLAILICALLAGAYVFYSKNKDIAFARQSQQTEADDSYTPDAGSSDSQASDSRKTDKPDSGEDGSGSGNTDTASDENKIMAPDFSLKNLDGETVKLSDYRSKIVILNFWAVWCKWCKVEMPDFNELNKELEKDDEVVILTVNVEESRETVTKYLKSENISLNVLMDEDGTVAQTYGISGLPNTFIINKDGTVYGYIPGATNKEILEKIIDKVKKGEPAR; this comes from the coding sequence ATGAGTAAAAAAGCTGGCGTAGTCCTTTTGGCAATACTGATATGTGCCCTCTTGGCAGGAGCATATGTCTTTTACTCAAAGAACAAGGATATAGCTTTTGCCAGACAGTCTCAGCAAACAGAAGCTGACGATTCCTATACTCCGGACGCAGGCAGTTCCGATTCCCAGGCATCTGATTCCCGGAAAACCGATAAGCCTGATTCCGGAGAGGATGGTTCCGGGTCAGGAAATACGGATACCGCATCGGATGAAAATAAAATAATGGCTCCGGATTTCAGTCTGAAAAATCTGGACGGTGAAACAGTAAAGCTTTCCGATTACAGGAGCAAAATAGTCATTCTCAATTTCTGGGCTGTCTGGTGCAAATGGTGCAAAGTTGAAATGCCTGACTTTAATGAACTGAATAAGGAACTGGAGAAAGACGACGAAGTAGTCATACTGACTGTAAACGTTGAGGAATCCAGAGAAACCGTTACCAAATACCTGAAATCGGAAAATATCAGTCTTAACGTCCTCATGGATGAAGACGGCACTGTAGCCCAAACCTATGGCATATCAGGGCTGCCCAATACCTTTATAATAAACAAGGATGGCACTGTGTACGGTTACATTCCGGGAGCTACAAATAAAGAGATATTGGAAAAAATCATAGATAAAGTAAAAAAAGGGGAACCCGCCCGATAA